The window GATCTCGAACTTGGCGGAAGTCATAAACTCAACGACAGCTCGTATATCTATGGGACATACACGAAGAATTTTGGTGCAACACTGGATAACAAGTGGCGCGCCGATGTAGGCGTTCGTTTCCTTTTCTAGGGAATCACAGAGAAATGGACAAAAACGCAGAGGATAGGAAACCCCTCTGCGTTTTTTGACTCTCATCGACAAAAACACCGCAAATAAGAATTGTGCCCCTGTTTCATTCTCTAAAAAAATTTTCTTGACATATGCCCCCATCCTTGCTATAATCCATCTTGTCGTTTGGACATGAGCGACAAAATGGGGTTATAGCTCAGTTGGTTAGAGTGTCTCGTTGACATCGAGGAGGTCACAAGTTCGAATCTTGTTAACCCCACCATTTGATTTTCCATCCGCAGCGATGCGGATTTTTTCTTAGGAATCACTGATAAAATGAAGTCCGTCAGATTGGCGTAGATTTTTCGTCTGAACAAGGCGGAAAACCGGACGCAGAGTGCTGCTCTGTGGAGGATTTTCCGCCGAAGTGTAGGCAAAAAAGATGCGTCAAGGTGATGGTGCTGAATTTATCAGTGCTTCCTTTAGGCTCACTTAGCTCAGTTGGTAGAGCATCTCCGTCACATGGAGGGGGTCGGGGGTTCGAATCCCTCAGTGAGCACCATTGTATATGACAGCCGTCCCGTGTGGGCGGTTTTTTTGTATATGCAGGAGTATCATGATGTCAAAGGAAAAGGAAAATGCCGCACACATTCTCGCACAGACGAGTCTCGCGCAGGGAATGAATGCAGAGGAGGTTGCCGAACTCCTCGCCTCAAGCGATGTTACGCTGCGCACATACCCGAAGGGAGCACTCATCTTCCACGACGGGGAGATGCCCCACTCGCTCTATATCCTGCTTGAGGGCGAGGTACACATTCTCAAGGACACCTATTCGGGACGACAGATCTTCATCTCGGAGATCGATCGGCCGGGCGATATGTTCGGTGAGGTCTACGAGGTTCTGAAACGCCCCTATGATATGTATGTGCGTGCAATAACAAAGGTGAAGTTGCTCGAAGTATCGAGCCATCTCTTCACCCTCGATGTAGGCGAAGCACCGCGCCGCTCTGCACTGATCGTCCAGCGCAACCTCATGAAGATCTTTGCGGGCAAGGCGTATGCGATGCATACAAAGCTGAAAATTCTCGCGAGCGGCACGCTGCGCGAGAAAATTGTCCGCTATCTGTTCCCGTACATCGACAAAGATGGGCGTGTAACGCTCACGGTCAGCCGCGAGTTTATTGCTGCCTACCTCGCCGTCAGCCGTCCCTCCCTCTCGCGCGAGCTGAGCACGATGCAGCGCGAGGGCATCATCGAGGCGACGGGGCGCAGCATACGAGTTGTCGATATGGAGAAGTTTGAGGAGTATTTATAGGAATCGCTGATAAAATTAGGGACGCTGCAAAATGCAGCGTCCCTAATTTTATATGTAAATATTGAAGGAATCAATGTCAGTGTGCGCCACACGCCCCCGATGACACGCGGCAGTCCTCGCTGCGGTTTGTAAAGCCCATCTCTCGAATGAGTTCCATATCCTCGGCGATGGTCGTACCCGATGTCGTGAGCATATTGCCCGTGATGGATGCGGACGCACCCGCACGGAACGCCGTCGCCCCGTTCTCGGGCAGGAGTTTGCGCCCCGCGCCGAGGCGGATGTTTGCGGTCGGATTGATGAAGCGGAAGATTGCGACCGTACGCAGGATGTCCTCGCCCGAGATCGGCGGGAGATGTTCGAGCGGTGTTCCCGGGATCGCCATGAGTGAGTTGAGCGGGATGGACTCGATACCGAGTTCCTGCAGGGCGAACGCCATATCAAAGCGATCCTCCCACGTCTCCCCCATGCCGATGATACCACCCGAGCAGACACACAGCCCCTCCGCCTGTGCCGCCTTAATCGTGCGAATGCGGTCGGCATAACTGTGCGTCGTGCAGATCTCGGGGAAATAACGCTCCGATGTCTCGATGTTGTGATGATAGCTCGTCACCCCCGCCTCACGCAGACGGCGGAACTGACTGCGCGTGAGCAGCCCATGCGAGGCACAGAGGTCAATGGAGAGCGTGCGGCGCATCTCCTTGTAGGCATCCAGAGCCTGTTCAAACTCCGCACCCGAGAGCGCACCACCCGAGGTGACGATGGAGAAACGGTTTGCACCCGCGTCCTGATTTGCCTTTGCGTGCGCAATCAAATCCGCCTGCGCCATAAAGTTATAGGTATCGACACCTGTCTTGTGCCGCCCTGCCTGTGCACAGTATTTACAGTCCTCCCCACAGCGTCCGCTGCGCCCGTTGACAATGGTGCACAGGTCGATGTGATTGCCGCAGAAATGTTTTTGGAGACGATATGCCCCCTCGCCGAGTTCCTCGACCGGCGTATCCATAAAAACGGAGCGGTCGTCCGTACGGCTGACACGATAGCCGGCAATGATCTTCTTCGTCAGTTCATTTACACGATTTTCGCGCATAAAAAAATACCTGCCTTGTCATAGATTATGTTTATGTTCTCTATTATAAGGCAGGTTTTTTATTCCGTCAACTAAATATTTAACCGTAGTTTACTCTTTATATGTCTGCAAGCACTCCTGTGAGCAGCGACCGCACGCGTTCCTTATGCACACACGTTTCTGTGATAAAATCTGACAGATAATCATAAAAGATCCCCTCACGCACACAGAGTCTGTGCAGCTCTGCGACTGCTTCCTGCGCCGCAGTATCGTATTCGACGCGGTGCAGGAGACGCGCCATCGTGCGCCGCTTTTCCTGCGAAAAGAATCGCTTGAGGTTCGCGGCTGCCGCCGTACTGCGAGATGCCTGTATGAGCCATGTCCGTGTAATGAGGTCATCACTGAAGTTTGCAA of the Selenomonas dianae genome contains:
- a CDS encoding Crp/Fnr family transcriptional regulator, with the protein product MMSKEKENAAHILAQTSLAQGMNAEEVAELLASSDVTLRTYPKGALIFHDGEMPHSLYILLEGEVHILKDTYSGRQIFISEIDRPGDMFGEVYEVLKRPYDMYVRAITKVKLLEVSSHLFTLDVGEAPRRSALIVQRNLMKIFAGKAYAMHTKLKILASGTLREKIVRYLFPYIDKDGRVTLTVSREFIAAYLAVSRPSLSRELSTMQREGIIEATGRSIRVVDMEKFEEYL
- the bioB gene encoding biotin synthase BioB, encoding MRENRVNELTKKIIAGYRVSRTDDRSVFMDTPVEELGEGAYRLQKHFCGNHIDLCTIVNGRSGRCGEDCKYCAQAGRHKTGVDTYNFMAQADLIAHAKANQDAGANRFSIVTSGGALSGAEFEQALDAYKEMRRTLSIDLCASHGLLTRSQFRRLREAGVTSYHHNIETSERYFPEICTTHSYADRIRTIKAAQAEGLCVCSGGIIGMGETWEDRFDMAFALQELGIESIPLNSLMAIPGTPLEHLPPISGEDILRTVAIFRFINPTANIRLGAGRKLLPENGATAFRAGASASITGNMLTTSGTTIAEDMELIREMGFTNRSEDCRVSSGACGAH